From the genome of Colwellia psychrerythraea 34H, one region includes:
- the nlpI gene encoding lipoprotein NlpI, which translates to MHSFIKTIILILLLSSTLLTQGCASSQGENNNNISSSIMNNIVIAEPLSINYKSEIAIARLTEVINRAKISDVQRAQLFYDRGVLYDSVGLRSLARFDFSHALQLKPDLIDAYNFLGIHYTQLQEFAQAYEKFDSALDLAPDHEYAYLNRGIALYYGSRPELASIDFKAFHQKQQDDPYRLLWLYLTEYEVDPLAAKYSLKQRSELVDERTWAKQVVYLYLGEISQGDFVKNLTKDIRSNKELTERLCEAYFYLGKYNQTLGYRGSAANYFKLALSTNVYEFVEHRYAKLELDLMRTKKVAESQP; encoded by the coding sequence GTGCATTCTTTTATCAAAACAATTATTCTAATTTTACTCTTAAGTAGTACGCTGTTGACACAAGGCTGTGCTTCAAGTCAGGGGGAGAATAACAATAATATTTCTTCATCAATAATGAATAATATTGTAATTGCTGAACCCCTTAGTATTAACTATAAGAGTGAAATCGCGATTGCACGTTTAACTGAAGTGATAAATAGAGCGAAAATATCTGACGTTCAAAGAGCACAGTTATTTTATGACCGTGGTGTTTTATACGACAGTGTTGGTTTACGATCATTAGCAAGATTTGACTTTTCTCATGCATTGCAATTAAAACCCGACTTAATTGATGCTTATAATTTTTTAGGTATTCATTACACACAATTGCAAGAGTTTGCTCAAGCCTATGAGAAATTTGATTCGGCATTAGATCTAGCACCTGATCATGAGTATGCGTATCTTAATAGAGGTATAGCGCTTTATTATGGCTCTAGACCTGAACTTGCCAGTATTGACTTTAAAGCCTTTCATCAAAAGCAGCAAGATGATCCATACCGCTTGTTGTGGTTGTATTTAACTGAGTATGAGGTAGATCCACTTGCGGCAAAATACTCGTTGAAACAACGTTCAGAATTAGTTGATGAACGTACTTGGGCTAAACAGGTTGTTTACCTGTATCTAGGCGAAATTTCACAAGGAGATTTTGTTAAAAACTTAACAAAAGATATAAGATCAAATAAAGAGCTGACCGAACGTTTATGCGAGGCCTATTTCTATTTAGGTAAATATAACCAAACCTTAGGTTATCGTGGAAGTGCAGCTAATTACTTTAAGCTGGCATTAAGTACTAATGTTTACGAATTTGTTGAGCATAGATACGCGAAGCTTGAACTAGATTTAATGCGCACTAAAAAAGTCGCTGAAAGTCAGCCTTAA
- a CDS encoding SufS family cysteine desulfurase produces the protein MNIFSPHLFRQQFPLIESHDQSLIEKDDLMPSLIYFDNAATTQKPRQVIDCQQHYYRNFNANVHRASHQLSSKATFAFEKARSLVQGFIGAKSVKEVIWTKGATESINVVVQSLARNILIPGDEIAICVSEHHANIVPWQIVAEQTGAVIKVIPITESGYIDVDEIDNIISDKTKFVACAHISNVLGRINPIEQVIVKAKSVGAITVIDGTQAVAHFSVNVQSLDCDFYVFSAHKMYGPTGIGVLYGKKKHLESMAPYQGGGEMIKTVSFTQGTTFNSLPFKFEAGTPNIAGVIAFAESIKFLGPLLTDVSNSYGLFEQKLVNYCYQALDKIAQVNFIVEGTPDIGVIAFTLTGHHNHDIAMSLDTHGIAIRSGHHCAMPLMAYLKIDGCLRVSLAPYNTVTEIDYFIDCLKNILLEETIEQSNSRVKEDVLLDSPVKEIDEIITLFSRTKGWDTRHREIMLLGKNLPRLDKASRDDNTLIAGCESLAWIKAEHSAQGLYSFTADSDAKIIRGLLVIVLAAFNHQTAQEIHQFNINDYFEKLGLMQHLSPSRGNGVLAIVEKIKAMAQQ, from the coding sequence ATGAACATTTTTTCACCCCACTTATTTCGTCAACAATTTCCGCTGATAGAAAGTCATGATCAATCATTAATTGAAAAAGATGATTTAATGCCATCTTTGATTTACTTCGATAATGCGGCGACTACGCAAAAACCAAGACAAGTAATCGATTGTCAGCAACATTATTACCGTAATTTTAATGCTAATGTTCACAGAGCTTCTCATCAGCTAAGTAGCAAAGCAACGTTTGCTTTTGAAAAAGCCCGTAGCTTGGTTCAAGGATTCATCGGGGCTAAAAGTGTTAAAGAAGTTATCTGGACGAAAGGTGCAACTGAAAGCATAAATGTCGTCGTACAAAGTTTAGCGAGAAATATTTTAATACCTGGAGACGAGATAGCTATTTGCGTTAGCGAACATCACGCAAACATTGTACCTTGGCAAATTGTTGCAGAACAAACAGGCGCTGTAATCAAAGTCATACCTATCACTGAATCTGGATATATCGATGTTGATGAAATAGATAATATTATCAGTGATAAAACCAAATTTGTAGCCTGCGCCCATATCTCTAATGTGTTGGGGCGAATAAATCCTATTGAACAAGTGATAGTTAAAGCAAAATCTGTTGGCGCCATTACTGTGATAGATGGTACCCAGGCTGTAGCTCATTTTTCTGTAAACGTACAGTCACTCGATTGTGATTTCTATGTTTTCTCAGCGCATAAAATGTACGGTCCAACAGGTATTGGTGTACTTTATGGTAAAAAGAAGCACCTAGAAAGCATGGCTCCCTATCAAGGGGGAGGGGAAATGATTAAAACGGTGAGTTTTACTCAAGGAACAACATTTAACTCATTGCCCTTTAAGTTTGAAGCGGGCACTCCAAATATTGCAGGTGTCATTGCTTTTGCTGAGAGTATTAAGTTTCTTGGCCCTTTGTTAACTGATGTTAGTAATAGCTATGGCTTATTTGAACAAAAGCTGGTTAATTATTGTTATCAAGCGTTAGATAAAATTGCGCAAGTTAACTTTATAGTTGAAGGGACCCCTGATATTGGCGTTATCGCTTTTACCTTAACAGGGCACCATAATCATGATATCGCCATGTCTCTCGATACGCATGGTATTGCTATTCGCTCAGGCCACCATTGTGCAATGCCGTTAATGGCTTATTTGAAAATTGATGGTTGCTTAAGAGTCTCACTCGCTCCCTACAATACTGTCACAGAAATTGACTATTTCATTGATTGTTTAAAAAACATATTATTGGAAGAAACTATCGAACAATCAAACTCACGAGTGAAAGAAGATGTATTACTAGACTCACCCGTGAAAGAGATAGATGAAATTATTACTCTTTTTTCAAGAACAAAAGGCTGGGATACCCGACATAGAGAAATTATGTTGCTAGGTAAAAATCTTCCACGTTTAGATAAAGCATCACGTGATGACAATACATTGATAGCAGGTTGTGAAAGCCTTGCTTGGATTAAAGCTGAACACAGCGCTCAAGGTTTGTATTCGTTTACTGCAGATAGTGATGCAAAAATAATTCGTGGTTTATTAGTGATTGTACTCGCTGCTTTTAATCATCAAACGGCGCAAGAAATACACCAATTTAATATTAATGATTATTTTGAAAAATTAGGTTTAATGCAACACTTAAGCCCTTCACGCGGTAATGGTGTATTGGCTATCGTTGAAAAAATTAAAGCAATGGCACAGCAATAA
- a CDS encoding succinate dehydrogenase iron-sulfur subunit: protein MKQLFSIYRYNPDVDNAPYMKDYELEVPEGSDLMVLDALILLKETDSSLSFRRSCREGVCGSDGLNMNGKNGLACITPLSELKADKIILRPLPGLPVVRDLIIDMTQFYQQYEKIKPYLINDAQPAARENIQTIEERDKLDGLYECILCACCSTSCPSFWWNPDKFIGPAGLLHAYRFLIDSRDTATEERLDGLQDAYSVFRCHGIMNCVDVCPKGLNPTKAIGHIKSMLLNRAV, encoded by the coding sequence ATGAAACAGTTATTTTCGATTTACCGTTACAACCCTGATGTTGATAATGCGCCATACATGAAAGACTATGAGTTAGAAGTTCCAGAAGGTTCTGACTTAATGGTACTTGACGCTCTGATTCTTTTAAAAGAAACAGATTCAAGCTTATCTTTCCGTCGCTCGTGTCGTGAAGGTGTTTGTGGCTCTGATGGCTTGAACATGAATGGTAAAAATGGCTTAGCTTGTATTACGCCTTTATCAGAATTGAAAGCCGATAAGATCATTTTACGTCCATTACCAGGTTTACCGGTAGTACGTGATTTAATTATTGATATGACTCAATTTTATCAGCAATATGAAAAAATTAAGCCATACCTAATTAATGATGCACAACCAGCAGCGCGTGAAAACATACAGACGATTGAAGAACGTGATAAATTAGACGGCCTTTACGAATGTATTTTATGTGCATGTTGTTCAACATCATGTCCATCTTTTTGGTGGAATCCTGATAAGTTCATCGGCCCAGCAGGTTTATTACATGCGTATCGATTCTTAATCGATAGCCGTGATACTGCAACCGAAGAACGTTTAGATGGTTTACAAGATGCCTACAGCGTATTTCGTTGTCATGGCATCATGAACTGTGTTGATGTTTGTCCAAAAGGACTAAACCCAACAAAAGCGATTGGTCATATCAAATCAATGTTATTAAACCGAGCGGTTTAA
- the sdhC gene encoding succinate dehydrogenase, cytochrome b556 subunit has translation MKKQRPVNLDLTTIKMHPAANASILHRVSGVIMVFAIGILLFTLSTSLSSAEGFAQIQGYLDGFFFKFIIFGCLSALTFHVLAGVRHLLMDLGHFEELASGNATAKLIMVIWLAVSAVIGVWLW, from the coding sequence GTGAAAAAACAACGTCCTGTAAACCTAGATTTAACTACGATAAAAATGCATCCAGCAGCTAATGCTTCAATTTTACACCGTGTATCTGGTGTAATTATGGTTTTTGCTATTGGTATTTTATTGTTTACCCTTTCAACCTCTCTTTCTTCTGCTGAAGGATTTGCCCAAATTCAAGGTTACCTTGATGGCTTTTTCTTTAAATTCATTATTTTCGGCTGTCTTTCTGCCTTGACCTTTCATGTTTTAGCGGGTGTTCGTCACTTGCTAATGGATCTAGGCCATTTTGAAGAACTAGCTTCAGGTAATGCCACTGCCAAATTAATCATGGTTATTTGGTTAGCAGTATCAGCAGTTATAGGAGTTTGGTTATGGTAA
- the pnp gene encoding polyribonucleotide nucleotidyltransferase, translating to MLNPITKKFQLGKHTVTLETGAIARQASAAVMASMDDTCVLVSVVGKKEAKPGQDFFPLTVNYQERAYAAGKIPGSFFKREGRPSEEETLIARLIDRPIRPLFPEGFTNEVQVIITVVSVNPEIAPDIISLIGTSAALAISGLPFSGPVGAARVGYTDGQYILNPLQSELPTSQLDLVVSGTDSAVLMVESEADVLSEEVMLGAVVYGHEQMQVAVSAIKEFKAEVNTPSWDWVAPVKNAELLAKIAELSEAQVNEAYQITEKAVRYEKIKEIRSSVLEALLAENADVDVQEAKDLFHDLEKTVVRGRITDGNPRIDGRDPESIRALDVMTGVLPRTHGSAVFTRGETQALVTATLGTQRDAQRLDTLMGDKTDPFMLHYNFPPYCVGETGFVGSPKRREIGHGRLAKRGMLAVMPSLEEFPYAVRVVSEITESNGSSSMASVCGTSLALMDAGVPIKASVAGIAMGLVKEGEKFVVLSDILGDEDHLGDMDFKVAGTTGGITALQMDIKIEGITQEIMQIALNQAKAARTHILSVMDEAIGGHRDDISEFAPRIHTMKVSQDKIRDIIGKGGATIRQLTEETGTTIEIEDDGTVKIAATSGEQAEDAINRIKALTAEIEVGTLYTGKVVRIVDFGAFVNVLPGKDGLVHISQISEERVNNVSEVLTEGQEVKVKVLEVDRQGRVRLSIKEAMEKPAAEATPAAE from the coding sequence ATGTTAAATCCAATTACTAAAAAATTTCAACTTGGTAAACATACAGTAACACTTGAAACAGGTGCAATTGCACGTCAAGCATCAGCTGCAGTTATGGCAAGCATGGACGATACCTGTGTACTTGTTTCAGTTGTAGGTAAAAAAGAAGCGAAACCAGGACAAGATTTCTTCCCATTAACAGTGAACTACCAAGAGCGTGCTTACGCTGCTGGTAAAATTCCTGGAAGTTTCTTTAAACGTGAAGGCCGTCCTTCAGAAGAAGAAACACTTATTGCACGTCTAATTGACCGTCCAATTCGTCCATTATTCCCAGAAGGTTTCACTAACGAAGTACAAGTTATTATCACTGTTGTTTCAGTTAACCCTGAAATTGCACCTGATATTATTTCTTTAATTGGTACTTCTGCAGCATTAGCTATTTCAGGTCTTCCATTTAGTGGTCCTGTTGGCGCAGCACGCGTTGGTTATACTGACGGTCAATACATTCTTAACCCGCTTCAATCTGAATTACCAACAAGTCAATTAGACCTAGTTGTATCAGGTACTGATTCAGCGGTATTAATGGTTGAATCTGAAGCTGACGTATTGTCTGAAGAAGTAATGCTTGGTGCTGTTGTATATGGCCATGAGCAAATGCAAGTAGCTGTTTCAGCAATCAAAGAATTTAAAGCAGAAGTTAACACTCCTTCATGGGATTGGGTTGCTCCTGTTAAAAATGCTGAATTATTAGCTAAAATTGCTGAACTTAGTGAAGCACAAGTTAACGAAGCATACCAAATTACTGAAAAAGCTGTTCGTTACGAGAAAATTAAAGAAATCCGTAGCTCAGTACTTGAAGCGTTATTAGCAGAAAATGCTGATGTTGACGTTCAAGAAGCTAAAGATTTGTTCCATGATTTAGAAAAAACTGTGGTACGTGGCCGTATTACTGATGGCAACCCTCGTATCGATGGTCGTGATCCTGAATCAATTCGTGCTTTAGACGTGATGACAGGTGTATTACCAAGAACTCATGGTTCTGCAGTATTTACACGTGGTGAAACTCAAGCATTAGTTACAGCTACGCTTGGTACTCAACGTGATGCACAACGTCTTGATACGTTAATGGGTGATAAGACTGACCCATTCATGCTTCATTACAACTTCCCTCCTTATTGTGTAGGTGAGACTGGATTTGTTGGTAGCCCGAAGCGTCGTGAAATTGGCCATGGCCGTTTAGCGAAACGTGGTATGTTGGCAGTTATGCCTTCACTTGAAGAATTCCCGTATGCAGTACGTGTTGTTTCTGAAATCACTGAATCAAATGGTTCATCTTCAATGGCTTCAGTATGTGGTACTTCATTAGCACTTATGGATGCTGGTGTTCCAATTAAAGCATCTGTTGCTGGTATCGCAATGGGTCTTGTTAAAGAAGGCGAAAAATTCGTTGTTCTTTCTGACATCTTAGGTGATGAAGATCACTTAGGTGACATGGACTTTAAAGTAGCGGGTACCACTGGTGGTATTACTGCACTTCAAATGGACATTAAAATTGAAGGTATTACTCAAGAAATTATGCAGATTGCTTTAAACCAAGCAAAAGCTGCACGTACTCACATTTTATCTGTAATGGATGAAGCTATTGGTGGACACAGAGATGATATCTCTGAATTCGCTCCTCGCATTCATACAATGAAAGTTAGCCAAGATAAGATTCGTGACATCATTGGTAAAGGCGGCGCAACTATTCGTCAACTTACTGAAGAAACGGGTACTACTATTGAAATCGAAGATGACGGCACAGTTAAAATTGCTGCAACTTCTGGTGAGCAAGCTGAAGATGCAATCAACCGCATTAAAGCACTAACTGCTGAAATTGAAGTAGGTACACTTTACACAGGTAAAGTTGTTCGTATCGTTGATTTTGGTGCGTTCGTTAATGTTCTTCCAGGTAAAGATGGTTTAGTACATATTTCACAAATCTCTGAAGAGCGCGTTAATAACGTAAGTGAAGTATTAACTGAAGGTCAAGAAGTGAAAGTTAAAGTACTTGAAGTTGACCGTCAAGGCCGTGTACGTTTAAGTATCAAAGAAGCTATGGAAAAACCAGCTGCAGAAGCAACACCAGCTGCTGAGTAA
- the tcdA gene encoding tRNA cyclic N6-threonylcarbamoyladenosine(37) synthase TcdA, with amino-acid sequence MSDYSLRFGGISRLYGEHGANVLQQANFCVIGIGGVGSWVAEALARNGIGKITLIDLDDICTTNINRQIHALTDTVGQSKVDVMAERIKQINPECQVNIIEDFVTVENLSSLITKDFDYVIDAIDSVDIKTRLIAYCRGSKLPIITIGGAGGQVDPSKIEITDLSKTYQDPLLAKVKNQLRREFNFPRADLKTAGKRKFSIDAVYSTEQLRYPADGKQGEVCLAKPDKSNGEQGATRLDCQSGFGATTHVTATFAFFAVGRAIDKLLIKHQK; translated from the coding sequence ATGTCTGACTATTCTTTACGTTTTGGTGGCATTAGCCGTTTATATGGCGAACATGGCGCGAATGTTTTACAACAAGCAAATTTTTGTGTTATTGGCATTGGTGGTGTTGGATCTTGGGTAGCTGAAGCCCTAGCCCGCAATGGTATTGGAAAAATAACCTTAATAGATTTAGATGATATATGCACCACGAATATTAATCGTCAGATCCATGCATTAACTGACACTGTTGGACAAAGTAAAGTTGATGTTATGGCTGAGCGCATCAAACAAATCAACCCTGAGTGCCAAGTTAATATCATTGAAGACTTTGTAACGGTAGAAAATCTCTCTAGTTTAATTACCAAAGATTTTGATTATGTCATTGATGCCATTGATTCTGTAGACATTAAAACACGCCTTATTGCTTATTGCAGAGGTAGTAAATTACCGATTATCACCATTGGTGGTGCCGGTGGACAGGTGGATCCAAGCAAAATTGAAATCACAGACTTGAGCAAGACTTATCAAGACCCGTTACTTGCTAAAGTAAAAAATCAGCTACGTCGAGAGTTTAACTTTCCGCGTGCTGATCTTAAAACAGCAGGTAAACGAAAGTTCTCAATCGATGCCGTATATTCAACAGAACAATTACGCTACCCTGCTGATGGTAAACAAGGTGAAGTTTGCTTGGCTAAACCTGATAAGAGTAATGGCGAGCAAGGTGCTACGCGTTTAGATTGCCAAAGTGGTTTTGGTGCAACAACCCATGTCACAGCCACCTTTGCTTTTTTTGCCGTGGGTAGAGCCATTGACAAACTATTAATAAAACATCAAAAATAA
- a CDS encoding citrate synthase, whose translation MAESKATLSIDGKEIGEFPVLKGTAGTDVIDIRTLGSHGYFTYDPGFLATGSCESSITYIDGGKGVLQHRGYPIDSLAKQADYLEVCYILLNGDAPTQSEYEEFKSIITTHTMVHEKLVHFFHGFLPDAHPMAMLCGVVGAMSSFYHSDLDITDPAQRKRSAHRLIAKMPTIAAMAYKYSVGQPFVYPRNELSYAENFLHMMFSVPAEEYIVSPTVANAMDRIFTLHADHEQNASTSTVRLAGSSGANPYACIAAGVASLWGPAHGGANEACLTMLEQIGSLENVAEYVAKAKDKNDPFRLMGFGHRVYKNFDPRATVMRETCHEVLNELGISDPLLDVAMALEKVALEDPYFIEKKLYPNVDFYSGIILKAIGIPSSMFTVIFAMSRTVGWIAHWDEMLSQPGQKIGRPRQKYTGEINREFVPLNKR comes from the coding sequence ATGGCTGAATCAAAAGCCACTCTGAGTATTGATGGCAAAGAAATTGGTGAATTTCCAGTTTTAAAAGGTACTGCAGGTACTGACGTAATTGATATTAGAACTTTAGGTAGCCATGGCTATTTCACCTACGATCCGGGCTTTTTAGCAACGGGTTCTTGTGAATCATCTATTACCTACATTGATGGCGGCAAAGGTGTTCTACAACACCGCGGTTACCCTATTGATAGCTTAGCTAAACAAGCTGATTACCTTGAAGTTTGTTATATCTTATTGAATGGCGATGCGCCAACTCAATCAGAGTATGAAGAATTTAAGTCAATCATCACTACACATACCATGGTACATGAGAAGTTAGTTCATTTCTTCCATGGTTTCTTACCTGATGCACATCCAATGGCTATGCTTTGTGGTGTTGTTGGTGCAATGTCATCTTTCTATCACAGTGACTTAGATATCACTGACCCTGCACAGCGTAAACGTAGTGCTCATAGATTGATTGCTAAAATGCCTACTATCGCTGCAATGGCTTATAAATATAGTGTTGGTCAACCATTTGTTTACCCACGCAATGAGCTTTCTTACGCTGAAAACTTCCTTCACATGATGTTCTCAGTACCTGCTGAAGAATATATAGTAAGCCCTACCGTAGCTAATGCTATGGACAGAATCTTTACTTTACATGCTGATCATGAACAAAATGCTTCAACTTCTACTGTTCGTTTAGCCGGTTCTTCTGGTGCTAACCCTTATGCTTGTATAGCAGCTGGTGTTGCATCTTTATGGGGCCCAGCACATGGCGGCGCTAATGAAGCATGTCTTACTATGCTTGAACAAATTGGTAGCTTAGAAAACGTTGCTGAATATGTAGCTAAAGCTAAAGATAAAAATGACCCATTCCGTTTAATGGGCTTTGGTCATCGTGTTTATAAAAACTTCGATCCTCGTGCAACAGTCATGCGTGAAACTTGTCATGAAGTATTGAATGAACTTGGTATCAGCGATCCTTTACTTGATGTCGCTATGGCATTAGAAAAAGTTGCTCTTGAAGACCCATACTTTATTGAGAAAAAACTTTACCCGAATGTTGATTTTTACTCAGGTATCATCTTAAAAGCAATTGGCATTCCTTCAAGTATGTTTACCGTGATTTTTGCTATGTCTAGAACGGTAGGTTGGATTGCTCACTGGGATGAAATGTTGTCTCAGCCGGGTCAAAAAATCGGTCGTCCTCGTCAGAAATACACGGGTGAAATTAACCGTGAATTCGTACCATTAAATAAAAGATAA
- the sdhD gene encoding succinate dehydrogenase, hydrophobic membrane anchor protein, which yields MVNVVTSAGRNGVHDFILLRASAIILVLYTLLLAGFFVVTPSVTYDVWQGFFACMSVKVATVMALLALLVHAKIGVWQVLSDYVKPAFLRGALQFIFSVTLLAYLMFGSLTVWGV from the coding sequence ATGGTAAACGTCGTCACATCAGCGGGCCGAAATGGCGTGCATGATTTCATTCTTTTAAGAGCTAGTGCAATTATTCTTGTACTATATACTTTACTTCTCGCAGGTTTCTTCGTAGTAACACCTAGTGTTACTTATGATGTATGGCAAGGTTTCTTTGCTTGTATGAGTGTTAAAGTAGCAACAGTAATGGCGTTATTAGCATTACTTGTTCACGCTAAAATTGGCGTATGGCAAGTTCTTTCTGATTATGTAAAACCTGCGTTCCTACGCGGTGCATTACAATTTATTTTTTCTGTTACTTTATTAGCCTACTTAATGTTTGGCTCTTTAACTGTGTGGGGTGTATAA
- the sdhA gene encoding succinate dehydrogenase flavoprotein subunit: MSVPIREFDAIVIGAGGAGMRAALAISESGKSCALISKVFPTRSHTVSAQGGITVALGNAHEDHWEQHMYDTVKGSDYIGDQDAIEYMCKTGPESIIELEKMGLPFSRTEEGKIYQRPFGGQSKNFGGEQAARTAAAADRTGHALLHCLYQQNVKNKTNVYSEWYALDLVKNSDGAVVGTTAICIETGEIVYFKARATVLATGGAGRIFASTTNAHINTGDGVGMSLRAGIQMQDMEMWQFHPTGIAGAGVLVTEGCRGEGGYLLNKDGERFMERYAPNAKDLAGRDVVARSMMTEIREGRGCDGPWGPHIKLKLDHLGRETLYKRLPGVCDLSKTFAHVDPAEEPIPVIPTCHYQMGGVPCNVNGQALNIGSDGKETIVEGLFAVGEIACVSVHGANRLGGNSLLDLVVFGRAAGNFLGTYLNETQTATEASESDLEAALARTNRWESSTKGEDPVQIRKDLQMCMQMNFSVFREGEAMAQGMKELTEIRERLSDARLDDKSSEFNTQRIECLELDNLMETAFCSAKAANFRTESRGAHARQDFTERDDVNWLCHSVYTPETEEMTKRDVNMKPVHREAFPPKARVY, from the coding sequence GTGAGCGTTCCAATTCGTGAATTTGACGCCATTGTTATTGGCGCAGGCGGTGCAGGTATGCGCGCTGCATTAGCAATTTCAGAATCAGGCAAATCTTGTGCCTTGATTTCTAAAGTATTTCCAACTCGATCTCATACTGTATCGGCTCAAGGTGGTATTACCGTAGCTTTAGGTAATGCCCATGAAGATCACTGGGAACAACACATGTACGATACCGTTAAAGGTAGCGATTATATCGGTGACCAAGACGCCATCGAATATATGTGTAAAACAGGCCCAGAGTCTATTATAGAATTAGAGAAAATGGGTTTACCGTTTTCTCGTACGGAAGAAGGTAAAATTTACCAACGTCCATTTGGTGGCCAGTCTAAAAACTTTGGTGGCGAACAAGCCGCTCGTACTGCTGCCGCAGCTGACCGTACAGGTCATGCACTACTTCATTGTTTATATCAACAAAACGTTAAAAACAAAACGAATGTTTACTCAGAATGGTATGCATTAGATTTGGTTAAAAACAGTGATGGTGCTGTCGTTGGTACAACTGCTATTTGCATTGAAACTGGCGAAATTGTTTACTTTAAAGCACGTGCTACTGTACTTGCTACTGGTGGTGCTGGTCGTATATTTGCTTCTACAACCAATGCTCACATCAACACCGGTGATGGTGTTGGTATGTCTCTTCGTGCTGGCATTCAAATGCAAGACATGGAAATGTGGCAATTCCATCCAACCGGTATAGCTGGTGCGGGTGTACTTGTTACTGAAGGTTGTCGTGGAGAAGGTGGTTACCTTCTGAATAAAGACGGCGAACGCTTCATGGAACGTTATGCACCAAATGCTAAAGATTTAGCAGGGCGTGATGTTGTTGCTCGTTCAATGATGACAGAGATTCGTGAAGGTCGTGGTTGTGACGGTCCTTGGGGTCCACATATTAAGTTGAAGCTTGATCATCTAGGCCGTGAAACGTTATATAAACGTTTACCTGGTGTTTGTGATTTATCTAAAACTTTTGCTCATGTTGATCCAGCAGAAGAGCCTATTCCAGTTATACCTACATGTCACTACCAAATGGGTGGTGTACCTTGTAATGTTAATGGTCAAGCCCTTAATATTGGCAGTGATGGCAAAGAAACTATCGTTGAAGGTTTATTCGCTGTTGGTGAAATCGCTTGTGTATCTGTACATGGTGCAAACCGCTTAGGCGGTAACTCACTACTTGATTTAGTAGTATTTGGTCGTGCAGCAGGTAACTTCTTAGGTACTTACTTAAACGAAACACAAACTGCAACAGAAGCATCTGAATCTGATCTAGAAGCAGCGCTTGCACGTACTAATCGTTGGGAATCTTCTACTAAAGGTGAAGACCCTGTACAAATCCGTAAAGATTTACAGATGTGTATGCAAATGAACTTCTCAGTATTCCGTGAAGGCGAAGCCATGGCGCAAGGCATGAAAGAGCTAACTGAAATACGTGAACGTTTAAGTGATGCTCGTTTAGATGATAAGTCATCAGAATTCAACACCCAACGTATTGAGTGTTTAGAATTAGATAACTTAATGGAAACAGCTTTTTGTTCTGCAAAAGCAGCAAACTTCCGAACAGAATCTCGTGGTGCTCATGCACGTCAAGATTTCACTGAACGTGATGACGTAAATTGGTTATGTCACTCAGTCTACACACCAGAGACTGAAGAAATGACCAAACGTGATGTTAATATGAAACCCGTTCACCGCGAAGCTTTCCCTCCGAAAGCACGTGTATATTAA